TGCCAAGATTGCGGAGTCTGAAGGTTCGAATCCCCACATCATTTGATTTTCTATAAAACTTGCTTCCCAGAATTCTGTCATGCCTCAATCCCCTTTACAAATATTAGCTCTTTTTCTTTGGCTGTTTTACATACTTTGTTGCTATTCACCAAGCGGTGTGGTTGATTTCCCCTCCATTGCTCGCTTTCCGCAGGGCGGGCGGTGAGCCTCCTCACCTGTCCCGCTGCTCCCGCAGGAGTCTCGAACTTCCGCTCCAATCAACCTTAAATCGTTTCGTTTTAAAAACAACAGTCTTTACGAAAAGAGCTTTTTCCTTATGCAGTCAAGGATTCTATCCCTCCAAAAGAAATGCAGCTTCAACTAAATCCATGATGAGTCCAGCGGCCGCTTTATTGCCCTCCGCCGCCGCAATCACCAGCTGAGAAGGCGTGCTGAGTGATGTATCTCCGCATGCATATACTCCTTCAACCGTTGTTCGTCCAAATGAATCCACTTTTATCCCGCCGTTTGGAGTGATCTCGCAGCCAAGCTGTTCCGCAAAAGGAGCAGACTGTACCAAGTCCGTCACCACAATCCCTGCCTCTCTTTTGATTTCCTGTCCGTTTTGCAGCCGGATCGATGTCAGCTGCCCTCCTCTCGTTTCAAGACCTTCAATCTTCTCTTCCACGACAGTCACGTTCTGCCTAGCCAAGATATCCTTCTCCTCATCAAGCATCCGATAGCCATTTGTAAACACAATTACATCACCGCTCCAGTTTGACAGCAGTTTCCCCATATGAAAAGCCCGCTCATTATCCGCAATCACCGCCAATGCTTGGTCCCGCATTTCCCAGCCGTCACAAAACGGACAGCTGAAAACACTCGTTCCGTATACATCCTTTATGCTTGGAATCTCCGGCAAAACATCCCGAAGACCTGTTGCGAGAAGCACTTTTTTCGCCATGTAATCCGTTCCGCCTTTCGTTTGAATCCGGAACACACCACTGGCTTTTTCAATACTCTCCACCCGCTCCTCCTTAATGGAGACGGACGGATATTTCTGGACATCCGTTCTTGCCCGCTTCTTGAACTCTGACGGCTTCACCCCATCCTGTGTGATAAATCCGTGCGACTCCTGTATCACCCGGTTACGGGGTTTATCCTCATCAAACAAAATTGTTTTCCGTCCAGCACGCCCCATGACCAATGCGGCATTCAGTCCTGCAGGTCCTCCGCCAATAATTACACAATCCAACATATGAAACACTCCTTCTTTATAAAACCTATTAAAGACCCTTAATATCCTTAATTCATGTAAAAAAATTTATTTTTCTTTTTTTGTCTCATGACCATGTTTTTTTTCTATCTGCTCCGCAATGCTTTGAATCGTTCGTCCAGCCAGTTCTTTCTTCATGTTGCCTTCCGCCTCGACCATCACGCGCTCAATTAAACACTCGCTTTCTTCATGGTCAAACCCACAGTTGAACAATACCGACTGACCCTCCACCGCTTCAATAACATCCAGAAACGAAATGTCCTGCGCGCGACGTGAAATGCTGTAGCCGCCTTTTGCCCCTGGCACGGATTCAATCAATCCAGCCTTCACAAGCTTCGTCAAGATCTTCGACAAGTACGTCGGAGACAAATCCTGCATGTACGCCAGCTGATCCACGCTTACTGCTTGACCTTTTGGTTCCATCGTTAAATGCACCATTGTATGTAGTGCATAATTGGTTGCCTTTGAATACTTCATGGATGCACCTCATAATTAAAACTATTACAGACTTTTAATATCCGTAATTGATTGTAACTCATGTTACGAAAAACCGCAAACTTTTCCACCTCACCTAACGATTGATCATCCTGCCAAAATCTTTTCTTGTAATAATTTGACTTGTTACAATCCACAAGGAAAAGGAAGGCAAAAAAAAGCATGAGCCCTGTAAATATACAGAACTCATACCCTGCTGATGTTGGTTTTTACATCAGGTTATTCACCAAGCTTCTTCCGGATATCCGCTGCTACGTTCTTTAGCGCTTTCTTTGACCCCCGTTCAAGGTCGTGGTTCAATTTCCTTTCTTTGTAGCTGACAAATAAAGTATTGAGATCATAGCCTTCAGGATATAAATCGGCGGCCTTTATTTCCAGCTCGAGCCTATTGGCATGAACTTCCTTGAAGGTATCTTCGAAAAGTACGACGACATCTATCCCGCTAAACAAGGAGAGCCCTATCATTTTTGAAATTGTACTGGTCATTTTTGGAACCCACCAACTAAAAAAATAGTTTATTTTGGAAACAAGGATTAGTAAACTGTGACTACTATTCTAGGCAGTTATGTTAGCAGTTTACCCCTGAACGGACCGTTAAAATATATTTCTGAGATTTTTTGAGTTAATTAATTTATTAAAGGGGGAGTAAAATGTCGTTATTTAAGAAGGTATCAATACTGGCAGTTTTAATGTTATTGTGCAGTTCACTAACATCTATAAGTAGTTTTGCAAGCGAAGAACTAATCCTTGAAAATGTTTTAGCTACAGAAAAAGTGGAGGGATTTTCAACTAAAGTTGATTTAGATGAATATGTCGTATCTAAAGATTTTGACCTAGAAGATGAAGTTGCAAATATGCCATCCATTGATAAAATGACTACTGAAGAAAAAGAATTATTTGATTCCATTGTAAAAGAACAAGTAGCCTTGGCTGGATTAGAAAATGAAGAAGAAGAAAAATTATTTGCTAATGCCATGGTGGATTTTTTTGATGAAAATTCAGAAACATATAATGATCTTTCATTGGCACAAACTGAGTTAATAGAACAAGTTGAAGAAATTAACACAACAACTTATGAAAATGATGATGAAATAGAAGTTTCCGCCAAAAATATTTTTGACAAAACATTTGCCATTGAAAAGGCACATGCTGTACAGGTGAAAGTTGGTGTAAAGTTTGCTGGCGCTGTATTTAATGGAGCAATTGGCTTTGCTATAGGCGGCGGTGTTGGGGCTATTCAAGCATTTATTATTAAAAAAGGTAAAAAAGAAGCAGAAAAGTTATTCACAAAAACTGTGGTAAGTCGTTTAAAGGCATGGGGAGCTCCAAAATTAGCTTTAGCTACAGGTGCTTGTGTAACTATAGCTTTAAATTATTTAGATGTTGGCAATCAGATAGCAAAACAACTTGATAAAAGAGATAAAAGGCCTAATAATGGTTGGATAGATTTTTATTAAATTCAAAGGATGATTGATTAATAATGAAAAAATCAAAAAAATATATTGTCCTATTTCTCTGGGTAGTATTATTTTTATATTTCTTTGATATGTATATGCCCAAAGGTATTTATTATTTTGTTGTAGGAATACCAGTACTTTTTCTAAGTTCAATTTTTATTTTAAAGATGTTTGATCATTCAAAAGATGTAAGAAGCTAAATATCTAGGTGATACTAACAACCTTTTTTAGATGATGTATGTATCCCTTTCTTATTATATCTCTCAACTCTAATTGATTTTGTTGTTACTTCGCTTTTTGAATATTTTTTGAATTCAATAGCTATTAAACTTGATTACTATTAAAATTCCCTCTTTACAAATTGTTTAATACCTTTATATCTGCGTCTAGAGCCTAATCCTTCTTTCTCCACACGAGAAATTAAGACAAAATTAAAGGGTATGAGCCCTGTTAAAACAAAACTCATACCCTGCCGATGTCTAACTTTTTTGGTGGAACACGGTTTTCACAACCACTATATTATAATTTCATAAGTCATCAGGATTTGGTTTTTCCCGTTTAAAATCCAACTCTTTTTATTCACCAAGCTTCTTCCGGATATCCGCTGCTACGTTCTTTAGCGCTTTCTTTGACCCCCGTTCAAGGTCGTGGTTCAATTTCCTTTCTTTGTAGCTGACAAATAAAGTATTGAGATCATAACCTTCAGGATATAAATCGGCGGCCTTTATTTCCAGCTCGAGCCTACTGGCATGAACTTCCTTGAAGGTATCTTCGAAAAGAACGGTGACATTATTGTATGAATCCTTTTTCTTATAAACGATTGCATATCCATTCAGTTCACTTACCTTCACTTTGTCACCGACTTCATATTCATAAGATGCTTCCTTAGGAACGGCCGCTGGCTTCGCTTTTTTGATTTTACCTTCCTGGACACGCTCCAAGTCGTAGTCTTTATTGTCGATATAGAGCTTTGCCTTTAGCAGGACCTTTTCATGAACATTCATTTTTTTGGCTATCCAGAGGGCATTGCTTTCCCCAGATTGACCGATCAGCAGCTTGTATTTTGGCTCAAGTGTTTCACTGTTGAATTGCATGGCCGCATTCATGAAATCACTGTGTATTTCCGAATAGCGCTTGATTTCACCATAATGGGTGGTCGCAACGGTTATGCAGCCCCTCTGATAAAATCCCTCAAGGATGGCAATCGCCAATGCGGCTCCTTCATTCGGTTCCGTTCCGCTCCCGATTTCATCGAACAGCAGCAAGGAGTTATTGGTTAATGCCCCCATGATTTCCGAGATGTTTTTCATATGCGATGAAAACGTGCTCAGTGCATTTTCAATGCTTTGATTGTCACCGATATCGACGAATACCTGATCGAAGACAGCAAGTTCCGTCCCTTCTTTCCCGGCAACATGCAGCCCTGACATGAC
This sequence is a window from Brevibacillus sp. JNUCC-41. Protein-coding genes within it:
- a CDS encoding NAD(P)/FAD-dependent oxidoreductase → MLDCVIIGGGPAGLNAALVMGRAGRKTILFDEDKPRNRVIQESHGFITQDGVKPSEFKKRARTDVQKYPSVSIKEERVESIEKASGVFRIQTKGGTDYMAKKVLLATGLRDVLPEIPSIKDVYGTSVFSCPFCDGWEMRDQALAVIADNERAFHMGKLLSNWSGDVIVFTNGYRMLDEEKDILARQNVTVVEEKIEGLETRGGQLTSIRLQNGQEIKREAGIVVTDLVQSAPFAEQLGCEITPNGGIKVDSFGRTTVEGVYACGDTSLSTPSQLVIAAAEGNKAAAGLIMDLVEAAFLLEG
- a CDS encoding Rrf2 family transcriptional regulator, which produces MKYSKATNYALHTMVHLTMEPKGQAVSVDQLAYMQDLSPTYLSKILTKLVKAGLIESVPGAKGGYSISRRAQDISFLDVIEAVEGQSVLFNCGFDHEESECLIERVMVEAEGNMKKELAGRTIQSIAEQIEKKHGHETKKEK